CGAGGATGCGATTCAGACCGTTGGTCAGGACCACAACACCACCGGGGTGGGGAATGGTTCCGCCGGAAAGATTGGTTCCGGCACCGCGAACGGTCAGGGGCAGTCCGTTGTCATTGCAGAGCTTGGTGACCGCGCCGAGGGCTTCGCTGGTTCTCGGGCGAACGACCAGGGCGGGCATGACAGAGTCAAGCACGGCTGCGTCGTAGGAATAGGCGTGACGGTCGGTCTCGCTGGTCATAACATTTTCTGCGCCGGCTATGGCTTCAAATTCTTTGACAATAGTCTCTTTGGTCATGATCGACTCCTCAAATGTATTTGTATGCCCGTGCTGTATGCGGGCTTGTCAGGATGCTGTTTATGCTTGTGTGAAGAGAGTCTGGGAGGTGGGGACCGTCCCCACCTCCCAAGTCCTTAATCCTTTTAGAAGAGGTTCGGCAGGAAGACGAAGCTCATCAATGTGGCGACGATACCGACAACCGCTCCGTACAACAGGAAGGGCCAAACGGTGCGTTTCAGGATCTGTCCTTCCATGCCGGACAGGCCGACAACCGCGCAGACTGCAACGATGTTGTGGATGCAGACCATGTTGCCCATGCCGCCACCGACAGCCTGTGCGGCGACGATGATCTGACGAGGCAGGTCAAGCTGTGTTGCGACTCCCCACTGGAATTCGGCAAACAGCAAGTCGGAGACGGTGTTTGACCCAGTGATGAATGCGCCCAGACCACCCACGAAGGAGGCGAACATCGGCCAGGCGTTGCCGGTGATGTTGGCGACAGCTTCGGCCATGGCCAAGGGCATGGAGGGGTAGTTGTTCGGGTTCAGGGCGGCATCGGCGATGCCGGAGCCACGGAAGATGGACACCAGTGCGACCGCTGCGAACAGGGCGATGGTGGGATTCTTCATGGTGGCAATAGCCTGTGTCCAAGCGGCCTTGACCTTGGTGCCGGGCATTCCGTGAATCCAGACAGTCAGCAGAGCGACCAGTGTGAAGGGAATGGAACCAGGCAGATAGAGGTAGGCGATGGACGCATTGACGCTTTCATAGCCGAGAATTGCAGAGAATTTAATGGCCTGGGCAGCGAGGATACCCTTGAGACCGAGTTCAGGAATACGGGTGACCACGAGGATCGCACCGATCAGAATGTAGGGCAACCATGCCTTGAATTGGCTCATGTGCGGCTTGAATTCCGTTGAACCACCGGACACGGAACCGGTCCATTCCGGGTCCCATTTGTCGGAGGGGCCGAAGTCCCAGGAAGATTTGGGGACGCAGAAACCTGCCTTGGCACCGGCAATGATGATGCCGAGACCGACAAGACCACCGATGAGGGAGGGGAATTCGGGACCGACATTCCACGCGAAGAACAGATATGGCACGGTGAAGGAAATTGCGGCGAACATGCAGAATTTCCATGCGGCCAGGCCGGGTTTCCAACTGCGTTCAGGACCGAAGTACCGGGTGATGAAACCGAGCATGAACACGGGCAGGATGAAGATCATGCCAAGGTGCATCAGGGTTGCCCACTGTCCGACAAGAGCGATGAAGTCGCCCTGAGTGGCGAAGTTCACGCCGGGGGCACCGGAAGACACGGCGTCGGCAACGCCGGGAGCCAGATATTTCAATCCGAGAATGACCGGGGTTCCAACCGCGCCAAAGGTGACGGGAAATGAGTTGAAGACCAGACAGACAATGGCTGCGGCCAAGGGCGGGAAGCCCAGGGAAAGCAACAGCGGAGCGGCCAGTGCAGCGGGGGTTCCGAACCCGGCTGCCCCTTCGAGGAAGGCTGCAAACATGTAGCCGATGATAATGGCCTGGATACGACGATCAGGCGAGATGTTCTGCATCCCGTACTGAATGGTTTCCATACCACCGGATTGTTGGAGTGTCCGAAGAATGAGAATGGCACCGAAAACGATGATGAGAATACCGATGGCCGTCACAAATCCCTGAAGGGTCAGGGCTGCTACATACTTCATGGGGAGCCCCCAGACGGCGACTGCGCCAGCGGCTGCGGTGAGCCATGCCAGGGGCATGGCTTTGGTAGCAGGCCAACGCAGGCCGACCATGAGAACCAGTGCGACCAGGATAGGCAGCAGTGCGATTAATGCAAGCACTTCCAATGACATTATGAATTCCTCCTAAGGCGTGAGAAACGTTTTCTCACTGTGTTGAAAAAGAGATGCGGGGCGGAGTAGGTAAAAACCTCCGCAACAGGTCCGCCCCGCATGAACATCTAGTGGTTATCTGCCGTCGTCACAGGGTTCTCCAGACCCCGGGCTTTCGGCGGAAATGCCGGCGTCACACACTGCATCTTCTTCCTCCTGGATCGGGCTGAAATCAGCCTCGGCCAGATGGGTCAGAATGGCGTATCTGTCGGCATAGTCTTTTTCGATCTGGGCACGGAATGCCTTGGACAGTTCCGGGTGGAATCGTTCCAGCATGGCGTACCGGTTTTCTCCGGACAGGAATTCCTGCAAGGAGCCGTCAGGAGCCTTGGACTCCAGGGTGAACGGGTTCTTGTGTTGAGCGACCAGTTCGGGATTGTAGCGATAGAGCGGCCAGTATCCGGAATCAACGGCCAGCTTCTGTTCGTACTGGGTCTTGCCCATGCCCTTCTTGATGCCCTGGTTGATGCACGGGGCGTAACAGATGATCAGGGACGGTCCGTTGTAGGCTTCTGCCTCGCGGAAGGCCTTCATCATCTGCTGCTTGTCCGCCCCCATGGCCACGGAGGCGACATAGACATAACCGTATGTCATTGCCATGCGGCCGAGGTCCTTTTTGCCGGTGCCCTTACCTGCGGCGGCGAACTTGGCGATGGAGCCGAGCGGCGTTGCCTTGGAGGACTGACCGCCGGTGTTGGAATACACTTCGGTATCCATGACCAGGATGTTCACATCCTTGCCGGAGGCGAGCACGTGATCAACACCACCAAAACCGATGTCGTAGGCCCAGCCGTCACCACCGAAGATCCAGACGGATTTCTTGGTGAACAGGTCTGCGTCAGCGGCAATGGATTGCAGTGTTTCATCAGTGGTGCCATTGAGTGCGGCCTTGAGTGCGTCACCGGCTTCGGCAGAAGCTGCAGCGTCATCTTTGGCTTCGAGCCATGCCGTGATGGCGGCCTGCGCGTCACCGGATGCGGTCTTCACTGCGGCTTCACATTTGGCGACCAATGTCTCGCGGCGGTTGTTGACACCCATTTCTATGCCGAAACCGAATTCGGCAGCGTCTTCGAACAGGGAGTTGCCCCATGCCGGGCCGTGGCCTTCGGCATTGGTGCAGTATGGGGTTGAAGGCGCGGACGCTCCCCAGATGGATGAACATCCAGTGGCGTTGGCGATAATCATCCGTTCGCCGAAGAGCTGGGTCAGCACCTTGACATACGGAGTTTCACCGCAACCGGCACAGGCTCCGGAGAATTCCATCAGGGACTGACGGAACTGGCTACCCTTGACGGTGTCACGCTTGAAGGCATCCTTGAACGAGACCTGTTCGGCGAAGTCCCAGTTCGGGACCTGCTCGTCGAGCTGGGTCGCGGTGGGCTTCATGACCAGGGCCTTGTCCTTGGCCGGGCAGATGTCGGCGCAGTTGCCGCATCCCAGACAGTCCTGAGCAGCGACCTGCAAGCGGTATTGCATTCCCTTCACATCTTTGCCCTTGGCATCGATGGTCTGGAAGCTGGCCGGAGCGTTGTGCATTTCGGTATCATCAACAACAACCGGGCGCAGGGCAGAGTGTGGACAGACGAACGCACACTGGTTGCACTGGATGCAGTTGTCGGCGATCCATTCGGGCACATTGATGGCCACGCCGCGTTTTTCGTATTTGGCGGTGGACAGCGGCATGGTGCCGTCAACAGAGAAGGCGGAGACCGGAAGGTCGTCACCTTTCTGGGCAAGCACGGGGCGCATGACGTTTTTCACGTATTCGGGTTCGTCAACGTCAGTGGCGGCATCGTCGGCCAGGTCAGTCCAGACAGCGGGCACCGGCACTTCAACAATGGCGTTGATGGCGTTGTCCACAGCTGCGTTGTTCATATTGACGATTTTGTCGCCCTTTTTGCCGTAGGCGGTTTTGATGCCGTCCTTGAGCAGCTTCACGGCTTCGTCGAAGTCGATGACATCGGCGAGCTTGAAGAAGGCGGTTTGCATGATCATGTTGATGCGTCCGCCAAGGCCGACTTCTCCGGCGATCTTGACGGCATCCACCGTGTAGAATTTCAGGTTTTTCTGCGCAATGGTGCGGCGCATGGCTGCGGGCAGTTCCCGGTCCATGTCGTCGGCGGTCCAGGCACAGTTCAGGACGAAGGTTCCGCCGTCCTTGATGCCGTCCAACACGTCATAGAGGTGGACATAGCTCGGGTTGTGGCAGGCAATATAGTCGGCAGCGGTGACCAGATAGGTGGACTGGATGGGCGCGTGGCCGAAACGCAGATGGGAAATGGTGATGCCGCCGGACTTCTTGGAGTCGTAGGCAAAGTATCCCTGTGCGTACATGTCGGTGTTGTCACCGATAATCTTGATTGCCTGCTTGTTGGCTCCGACGGTTCCGTCAGAACCGAGGCCCCAGAATTTGCACTGGACGGTGCCTTTTGGGGTGGTATCCAGAGCCTCGGTCGTGACAAGGGAGTCATGGGTGACGTCGTCATCAATGCCCACGGTGTAGCGGGCCTTGGGGGTGGACTCCGTCAGGTTTTCGAAAATGGCTTTGACCATGGCCGGGGTGAATTCCTTGGAACCGAGACCGTAGCGGCCAGCGGTGACCAGCGGACCCTCGCCTTTTTCCAGCAACACGGTGCAGATATCCTGGTACAGGGGGTCGCCCAATGCGCCGGGTTCCTTGGTCCGATCCAGCACGGAGAGGACTTTTGTGGTTTCGGGTAATACCGTCAGGAAATGCTTGGCGGAGAAGGGGCGGTAAAGGCGGACCTTGATGAGACCGACTTTTTCGCCATCGGCCACCAGATGGTTGACCACTTCTTCGATGGTTTCGCAGGACGAACCCATGGCGATGACGACGCGTTCGGCATCGGGGGCACCGACATAATCGAACGGCTTGTAGTCTCGGCCAGTCAGGGCGGACACCTTGTTCATGTATTCTTCCACGATTTCCGGGATGGCATCATAATAGGAGTTGGATGCTTCACGGCCCTGGAAGTAGATATCCGGGTTCTGCGCGGTTCCACGAACATCCGGGTGTTCCGGATTCATGGAGCGGGCACGGAATTCAGCCACCTTGTCCATGTTCAACAACGGCTTCATGTCGTCGTAGTCGATGACTTCGATTTTCTGAATTTCATGAGAGGTACGGAAACCGTCGAAGAAAGAGACGAACGGGACAGATGATTCGATGGTGGCCAGGTGGGCGACCAGCGAGAGGTCCATGACTTCCTGGACACTCGCGGCGGCCAGCATGGCGAATCCGGTCTGGCGGCAGGCCATGACGTCCTGATGGTCTCCGAAAATTGAAAGAGCGTGGGCAGCGATGGCGCGTGCGGAGACATGGAAAACGCTGGGAAGTAATTCTCCGGCGATTTTGTACATGTTGGGGATCATCAGCAGCAGGCCCTGCGAAGCGGTGAAGGTCGTGGTCAGCGCACCTCCGGCCAGAGAACCGTGAGCAGCACCGGCGGCACCGGCTTCGGATTGAAGCTGACGGACTTCGACGGTCTGTCCGAAAATGTTTTTACGACCCTGCGCAGCCCATTCATCGGCGATTTCGCCCATGGTGGACGATGGCGTGATGGGATAAATGGCGGCAGTTTCGCTCATTGCGTAGGCCACCCAGGCGGCGGCGGTGTTGCCATCCATTGTTTTCATCGTGGACATAGAGTTTTTCTCCTCTTGATACAGACTTTTGGATTGTGTGAATCCACTCAAAGCGGATGCTGTTTAGTCATTTCATTACTCAACATCCGTGCCAATATGATAATTTTGGTTTGTATCCCAAATAAAACAGGTAGTTATATATTCATACCGTCTGAGGTGCGACCGATGAGGGTGTTCGAAGTCTGAAAAACAGGACGAAGAGGAGGGGAGTGAAGGAACGGGTTTTTTGATAAAATAGAGGAATACCGAGGGGTGAACATGATAAATGTGTGTATGGAAGCAAAAAGGCGAGTCTGATTTTTCAGACTCGCCTTTTGACGATTTTTCGGACGCGGTGGGGGGGAAGGTTATTCCGATTTTTCAGTGTGTGTCCATGCCGGATCTTTTTTCATGATTTTCGCATGGATGGGACAAGATTCGACATGTGCGCCTTTCAAGTACCCACAGCTCATGAGAAATTCCTTGACGATTTCACCGCCCACGAATTTGAAATGACGTTTGAACAGTTTGACCCACGCTTCATGAGAAAGCGGGTGGTGTGCATCCAACCAATTTTTGAATGATCCTTCTTGTTCACGGAGTCGCAGGATGGCCTGTGCATTGTGGATGGCCGCATTGATTTTCAGGCGGTTGCGGATAATCCCTGCATCGTTGAGTAGACGATTTCGGTCGGTGTCACCATAGGCCGCAACCGTTTCTATCACATAGTTATCATAGGCTTTCTTGAAGTTTTCCTGCTTGTTGAGGATCGTGCGCCAACTCAATCCGGCCTGGTTTATTTCCAAAATGAGCCGACCAAACAGTTCGTTGTCATCATCAATTGGGAAGCCGTATTGCGTGTCGTGATAGACCCGGTCAACGTCGTTGAGATCACGGGTTGCACATGCCGCGCAATAGGATTGGAATTGGGCCATACGTGTTTCCTTAGAGTGAGAGGCCGTATTTTTTGAGCAGGCTGTAGAAGTGGGAGCGGGAGAGTTTGGAAACAGTGAGTATTTGTGGCAAGTCTCCGTCACATTGTCGAATAAGTTCGCCGAGATATGTTTTTTCCGCCATGCTTTTGAAGTCCCTGAGCGTGGGGAGTTCCTGGTCGAAAATGTCTTCGAATATGTCTTGTCCGATTTTTCGGACTGGTTCTTCGATCAAAGAGTCCTGTGTGTCGGAAATGCTTTCGGTGCCGGTCATGCGTTCGATCTGGGCCTTGGCCAACTTGATCCGGAATTCTCGAGGGAGATGCATGGCGTACAACGTCTTTTCATTTCTGGATGCGACCACGGCACGTTCAAGGGTGTTGAAGAGTTCACGGACGTTGCCGGGCCAATCATAACTGGCAAGAGCGGGGTAGAAATCTGATCCAAGTGTCTTGGATTCCATTTCATATTGTTTGCAGAGTTGCCGGACTCGAAAAATGCTCAGTGCCCGAATATCTTCGGGACGTCCCATGAG
This Pseudodesulfovibrio sp. JC047 DNA region includes the following protein-coding sequences:
- the nifJ gene encoding pyruvate:ferredoxin (flavodoxin) oxidoreductase; this translates as MSTMKTMDGNTAAAWVAYAMSETAAIYPITPSSTMGEIADEWAAQGRKNIFGQTVEVRQLQSEAGAAGAAHGSLAGGALTTTFTASQGLLLMIPNMYKIAGELLPSVFHVSARAIAAHALSIFGDHQDVMACRQTGFAMLAAASVQEVMDLSLVAHLATIESSVPFVSFFDGFRTSHEIQKIEVIDYDDMKPLLNMDKVAEFRARSMNPEHPDVRGTAQNPDIYFQGREASNSYYDAIPEIVEEYMNKVSALTGRDYKPFDYVGAPDAERVVIAMGSSCETIEEVVNHLVADGEKVGLIKVRLYRPFSAKHFLTVLPETTKVLSVLDRTKEPGALGDPLYQDICTVLLEKGEGPLVTAGRYGLGSKEFTPAMVKAIFENLTESTPKARYTVGIDDDVTHDSLVTTEALDTTPKGTVQCKFWGLGSDGTVGANKQAIKIIGDNTDMYAQGYFAYDSKKSGGITISHLRFGHAPIQSTYLVTAADYIACHNPSYVHLYDVLDGIKDGGTFVLNCAWTADDMDRELPAAMRRTIAQKNLKFYTVDAVKIAGEVGLGGRINMIMQTAFFKLADVIDFDEAVKLLKDGIKTAYGKKGDKIVNMNNAAVDNAINAIVEVPVPAVWTDLADDAATDVDEPEYVKNVMRPVLAQKGDDLPVSAFSVDGTMPLSTAKYEKRGVAINVPEWIADNCIQCNQCAFVCPHSALRPVVVDDTEMHNAPASFQTIDAKGKDVKGMQYRLQVAAQDCLGCGNCADICPAKDKALVMKPTATQLDEQVPNWDFAEQVSFKDAFKRDTVKGSQFRQSLMEFSGACAGCGETPYVKVLTQLFGERMIIANATGCSSIWGASAPSTPYCTNAEGHGPAWGNSLFEDAAEFGFGIEMGVNNRRETLVAKCEAAVKTASGDAQAAITAWLEAKDDAAASAEAGDALKAALNGTTDETLQSIAADADLFTKKSVWIFGGDGWAYDIGFGGVDHVLASGKDVNILVMDTEVYSNTGGQSSKATPLGSIAKFAAAGKGTGKKDLGRMAMTYGYVYVASVAMGADKQQMMKAFREAEAYNGPSLIICYAPCINQGIKKGMGKTQYEQKLAVDSGYWPLYRYNPELVAQHKNPFTLESKAPDGSLQEFLSGENRYAMLERFHPELSKAFRAQIEKDYADRYAILTHLAEADFSPIQEEEDAVCDAGISAESPGSGEPCDDGR
- a CDS encoding DNA-3-methyladenine glycosylase I — its product is MAQFQSYCAACATRDLNDVDRVYHDTQYGFPIDDDNELFGRLILEINQAGLSWRTILNKQENFKKAYDNYVIETVAAYGDTDRNRLLNDAGIIRNRLKINAAIHNAQAILRLREQEGSFKNWLDAHHPLSHEAWVKLFKRHFKFVGGEIVKEFLMSCGYLKGAHVESCPIHAKIMKKDPAWTHTEKSE
- a CDS encoding L-lactate permease; this translates as MSLEVLALIALLPILVALVLMVGLRWPATKAMPLAWLTAAAGAVAVWGLPMKYVAALTLQGFVTAIGILIIVFGAILILRTLQQSGGMETIQYGMQNISPDRRIQAIIIGYMFAAFLEGAAGFGTPAALAAPLLLSLGFPPLAAAIVCLVFNSFPVTFGAVGTPVILGLKYLAPGVADAVSSGAPGVNFATQGDFIALVGQWATLMHLGMIFILPVFMLGFITRYFGPERSWKPGLAAWKFCMFAAISFTVPYLFFAWNVGPEFPSLIGGLVGLGIIIAGAKAGFCVPKSSWDFGPSDKWDPEWTGSVSGGSTEFKPHMSQFKAWLPYILIGAILVVTRIPELGLKGILAAQAIKFSAILGYESVNASIAYLYLPGSIPFTLVALLTVWIHGMPGTKVKAAWTQAIATMKNPTIALFAAVALVSIFRGSGIADAALNPNNYPSMPLAMAEAVANITGNAWPMFASFVGGLGAFITGSNTVSDLLFAEFQWGVATQLDLPRQIIVAAQAVGGGMGNMVCIHNIVAVCAVVGLSGMEGQILKRTVWPFLLYGAVVGIVATLMSFVFLPNLF